TCTCTCTTTGTTAGAAAAATAGACGAGATGGTTGACGTCATTGGTGCAAATGCAAAGGCCATGGTAAAGGAGGCGGGATAGATAAGCTGCTGACGTGGAAGAGAGGGTTAATTAGAACTGTGTAGTTGACATAGTACTGTTACGTCAATTTATAAAGAGATACAGTAAAATGTATTACTCCTAAGAGATTCGGTTACAAGGAATTGATGTATTTTTATACCAAATTTGGACTCGAATAttttaaagaattatatattaACTTCATGGTAAatcgagatatatatatatataagagttaaAAGGTATGGTTTCACTCAAGGAAAAATGTGACATATATTTCGATGTTGAAAATAGTtgaaattttctctttctttctaatTTCTAATGGTACGGTGCACGaaatatatatagtagataaaatttactttctttttcacgatataattaagtaaaagaaaaaaaggattttaGAATTGCAAGAGTACTGCTTAAAATGAACTTTTATATTAAACAGAAACAGACATTATTTTTAGGATAAGTAAATATTAAGAGAAACCAAATATTAATACAAAACCCCTACAACCCCTCAACAGGAGGAATCAGAAACAATTCACTCATGCATGCAAGGCCAAGAATTAACAAAGAGAAAATAGGCCAATCGATCATGACAAGATCAAAGTCACCCAAATGCAATATATATTAGATAAACCTCAAgacctaattaattaatcccAAGAGGAGGATATCGATCGATGAGAACATGCAGCAGGTGATCCCAACATCAACTTGACAAcaaggaaattaaaggagagaGTTACGTATAGTACCTTTAAAACTTCTGATCATCCAAAGCAAGGTATCCTCTCGATCAACATCTATCAGTTCAAGAGAAATTGCATTTGTTACAAAGTAACCAATCCTAGAAGAGAAGGaataagggaagaaaaaaaaagaaaagaatagaagagTAATCttctattaatgctattaaaaagtaagtgtttctcacatgcttaattAAGAGAATCATGGTAATTTTATATATAGACTAGGTTGGAAGAACTTCGTCTAACCCAATTTAGAGGAAATTAaactttcaaaaagaaaaagaaaaagtgattaAGGTTTCTTAATTCTCATATGATCATAAAAGAACATATATACATGGTGGAATGGAATGGGAGAAGCCAAGTGCGCGCAGCTAGCTATCCAGTTTGTTCCTGATAATTTATTTTAGGCAATTTGTTCCTGATACTTAGCCCTCTAACAAATGATCACCAgtagaaaaattaaaacttgtCTAGGAATCATGGGATGAAGCAAACATCGTTCCGGTTGTTAACGCTTTTTAAACGGTGTATATAATTATGACgtgatataaatataaaaatagttgtaagtattttgtgtttttggttgtttgttaatatttttattttaaaaacaaaaaaaatataaataatgttatatcatttaaaattttaaaataacacgCCACGTCACATTatctatatattaaatataataatattaaaatcctAACAATAAAATAACTCATCTCAAAGATTCCATTCCACCAAACACGGTGAGAAGTGAGTTACGACATATTGTACGTGTGGCCACTCAATCAATGAGACTCGATAAATTTCCAAATGTGAGTGATACagtaagagcatctccagcaatatatgacttttagtttaattagctactcaaaatataattttttattttattttagctactaatTTTTCTCTACAAACTTCAATATGACTATTTATTTCACTCTctactttatttaaatattccttgtttttttgttttttttttcctgcattttttcttgttttctaccaaattaaaaattgttatCATATTGCTAGAAGATGCTACAGTTCACTGTAACAAATTTGATGGAAAGCCTTTATTTTAAAAGCTCTACAAAATATCTCATAAAAGCTGAAGGTAACTATTAATTATTGCTAGTTTAAAAGccctgttggagatgctctaacgACATCTTCTTCAAGCCAGCTCACATTTATTGTTTTGAAGATTTTAGGCACCAGCCAGATGTAGAAGACAATCCGACCAGTCtaatttgtttctttctctGAAGCCTAGAGGCTAGAGCCACCTGCCCTAAcatgcaaaccaaacgaggtgTAAGAAGCTAGGGTTTGATAGCCATGCAAAGCGAAGAATGTAAAAAGATTCCTTACCCACCATCTCCTACGTGTCCCTCACTCACCCCCCTCCGGCCCTCTCCCCCCCTATAAATACCAACGTCTCCGAGTCGCCACTTCATCTCAAACCCGGCCATCATCAGGTATCTCCATGGCCAATCCTATCTTGCTCTCTCTATCTCTGTGCCTTCTTGTACTCTTCAATGGCTGCCTAGCTCAAACAAGGCAGCAACGGCGACAGTTTGGCGACTGCCAACTCGACAGGCTCAATGCCCTTGAACCCACAAACCGCATTGAGGCTGAAGCCGGTTCGATCGAGTCCTGGGACCCCAATGACCAACAATTCCGGTGCGCCGGGGTTGCCGTCGTTCGGCGTACCATTGAGCCCAATGGCCTTCTCTTGCCTCATTACCACAATGCTCCTCAACTCATTTACATTGTCAGAGGTAATTAAATTcaatatcaattaattaaattgaaatgATTGTTAATTACTAGGATTATCGATCATTTGAGAGCGAGATGTTAACTTCTTAATTGATGCGCATGCAGGTAGGGGTATCCAAGGGACTGCACTTCCTGGTTGCCCGGAGACATTCCAAGAATCCCAACAACAATCTCAACAACAACAAGGACAGAGCCGCAGGTTCCAACAAGACCGGCACCAGAAGATCCGACACTTCCGAGAGGGTGACATCATTGCATTGCCGGCCGGAGTAGCGCATTGGGCCTACAACGACGGCGATTCCCCAGTAGTTGCAGTCGCTCTCCTTGACACCAGCAACAATGACAACCAGCTTGATGAGCAGCCTAGAGTAAGAATTTCACACTCATGCACAAAAACATATATACACACTCACGCCCAGCTCTTTCCCATGCGCCAGCCAAGAGGAGCTAATTATATATTAAAGACTcacatatatagatatattactCTTCGTGTaagtatatatatggtttatttggatttgtgatttcaaataagtgcgattttaaaatatgtaatttaaaaatttgatttttaaaaaacgcaattaagcgttctATAAAATCACATGTCGGCATTTAAAATCAGAGTTTAGGTTTTAAAATGCttgttttttctaaaaaaaaaaaaatcagttttctgcgatttgaaattgtaaattttttgctttttaaaattgtaattttaaacaatttattttttgtaatttgatttaaaattgtatttttttgtctacaaaatcgcaatgcTAAACCTACTCTCAGTACGTAGAGTCCTCTACACCTGTCACTGCCGTATAACTGAATGGTAAAAAATAGTCTTCAaatcaatatttataaattttcttatttgtaaaaataaaaaataaaaaaataaaaagctaatGACTGAATTTTAGAGTTGTTACTAAATAGATCGAGTAAAGAATTACTCTATAACTCTCATCATGAAGAAGCGCGTGGGAATTTGGATGCATCTGATGTTTGTAtctgtatatataatatactgaTGGTAGGCTTGATTTCTACGTGGGTTGTATAGAGCTTCTTCCTTGCTGGGAATCCGGAGGACGAATTTCGGCGACAAGGGCACCAGCAATACGAGCAGCGTCGCGGCCAACAACAACAACGTCAACAACAACGCCGTGGCGAGCGTGGTGAGCGTGGCAAGCAACAGAAGGGCTCTAGCAACAATGTATTCAGTGGCTTCGATGCTGAGTTTTTGGCGGACGCTTTCAACGTGGATTTCGACATGGGCAGAAGGCTTCAGAGCAACGATGACAACAGAAGGCACATAGTGAGAGTG
The Alnus glutinosa chromosome 14, dhAlnGlut1.1, whole genome shotgun sequence genome window above contains:
- the LOC133856852 gene encoding 11S globulin seed storage protein Jug r 4-like; translation: MANPILLSLSLCLLVLFNGCLAQTRQQRRQFGDCQLDRLNALEPTNRIEAEAGSIESWDPNDQQFRCAGVAVVRRTIEPNGLLLPHYHNAPQLIYIVRGRGIQGTALPGCPETFQESQQQSQQQQGQSRRFQQDRHQKIRHFREGDIIALPAGVAHWAYNDGDSPVVAVALLDTSNNDNQLDEQPRSFFLAGNPEDEFRRQGHQQYEQRRGQQQQRQQQRRGERGERGKQQKGSSNNVFSGFDAEFLADAFNVDFDMGRRLQSNDDNRRHIVRVEGELQVLRPPRSREQWEREERQEREHERESERQRRQGGRGRGRDENGLEETICSLRLRENIGDRSRADIYTEQAGRINTLNSNNLPVLRWLQLSAERGDLYRDAIYVPHWNVNAHSVVYAIRGRAQVQVVDDNGQTVFDDEIRQGQLLTIPQNFAVAKRASSEGFEWVAFKTNDNAIISPLAGRTSAIRALPDEVLANAFQISREEARRLKYNRQETTLARPSRSSSERRRAESERRGSSSERRAEA